Proteins from a single region of Candidatus Binatia bacterium:
- a CDS encoding glycosyltransferase family 87 protein yields the protein MKKIGALLPHSVQAMPEGKSTFVAVYGLVLIIAWIVVGAANVAGKGDDWRIFWGAGHNVGSLALVTASHFAYTPGAAWLLWPFAHLPIATGYYIYVVLMTACATLAALLASKIYHLPFEVAALMALAWAPFTVAICLGQNSPVALLCVVIVIFAIVHNDQPLSGIGLGFLIYKPSDAIAIAFLLAIFRQWWALIIAGVFAIGWYLLSVSATRDWGWPIPYIQMLSTLYSRDAAMNSDFAISVPTFLMRFGISTPVAWLVGGTILFGSAPLLLRAPRLEAASWVPLIGVAASPHAWGYEAILALPAFWLTTVRLNKISLVLLILSYLAAPFYLFVRAIHFNVLALPVLGGVMLWVCIRIQSKGCRPVEHTGMTKASD from the coding sequence TTGAAGAAGATCGGCGCACTTTTGCCACACTCGGTGCAAGCAATGCCCGAGGGAAAATCGACTTTCGTGGCCGTTTATGGGCTCGTTCTCATTATCGCGTGGATAGTTGTTGGCGCGGCCAATGTGGCCGGTAAGGGCGACGATTGGCGCATATTTTGGGGTGCTGGCCACAATGTTGGATCGCTCGCGCTTGTCACAGCATCCCACTTCGCTTATACGCCCGGGGCAGCTTGGCTCCTTTGGCCCTTCGCACACTTACCAATAGCAACGGGATATTATATCTACGTCGTTCTTATGACAGCGTGTGCGACACTCGCGGCGCTGCTCGCATCTAAGATCTATCATTTACCTTTCGAGGTTGCCGCTTTAATGGCTCTTGCGTGGGCACCTTTTACGGTCGCTATATGCTTGGGCCAAAACTCGCCCGTCGCTCTTCTCTGCGTTGTCATTGTAATCTTCGCTATAGTGCACAACGACCAGCCGTTGTCGGGGATAGGTCTAGGTTTCCTCATTTATAAGCCAAGTGACGCAATCGCCATTGCATTTCTTCTTGCAATCTTTAGACAATGGTGGGCGCTTATTATCGCAGGCGTTTTTGCTATTGGCTGGTACTTGTTGAGCGTTAGTGCGACGAGGGATTGGGGTTGGCCAATTCCTTATATCCAAATGCTCTCGACCCTGTATAGTAGAGACGCAGCGATGAATTCCGATTTTGCGATCAGCGTGCCGACGTTTCTTATGCGATTCGGCATATCGACTCCGGTTGCGTGGCTGGTCGGTGGGACGATATTATTCGGAAGTGCTCCTCTGCTGCTTCGCGCCCCGCGCCTCGAAGCCGCCAGTTGGGTTCCGCTAATAGGCGTCGCCGCAAGTCCTCACGCTTGGGGGTATGAAGCGATTCTTGCTTTACCAGCCTTTTGGCTCACCACTGTTCGTCTGAATAAGATTAGCTTGGTTTTGCTGATTCTCTCATACCTCGCAGCTCCCTTCTATTTGTTTGTTCGCGCGATTCACTTTAATGTGCTTGCCCTCCCCGTTCTTGGAGGTGTCATGCTATGGGTCTGCATCAGAATACAAAGCAAGGGTTGCCGACCTGTAGAACACACAGGTATGACGAAGGCGTCAGACTAG
- a CDS encoding fatty acid desaturase, with translation MDRIYGSVKGFGLLGIHIGALALFLPGFVQWPALAAAAVVSYATVALGISLCFHRTLTHRSLRLFKPLEYLLAIFGTLALQGDPIRWVAVHRKHHARADQEGDPHNIRHGFRWAHMDWIYRHNIALPSDEEIVHFAPDLYAEPFYRVLQYLNIPLQIALGAALFALGGWPWVIWGIFVRLVIGYHSTWLVNSASHMLGYRNYQTTDRSTNCWWVAVISWGEGWHNNHHAFPFSARHGLRWFEIDMTWWHVRMLAFLRLADRIKIPSKSMQRLREVGRSGSRQQLIGG, from the coding sequence ATGGATAGGATCTACGGTTCCGTTAAAGGTTTCGGGTTACTCGGAATTCACATCGGCGCGCTTGCGCTCTTCTTGCCGGGTTTCGTTCAATGGCCGGCTCTGGCAGCCGCAGCCGTCGTATCGTATGCCACTGTAGCTCTAGGCATTTCGCTGTGCTTCCACCGCACCCTGACGCATCGCAGTTTGCGACTCTTTAAACCGCTCGAATACCTGCTGGCGATTTTCGGAACACTCGCGCTGCAAGGTGACCCGATCCGGTGGGTGGCGGTGCACCGAAAGCATCACGCGCGTGCCGATCAAGAGGGTGATCCCCACAACATCCGTCACGGGTTCAGGTGGGCGCATATGGACTGGATCTACCGGCACAACATCGCGCTCCCCTCGGACGAAGAAATCGTTCACTTTGCACCCGACCTCTACGCCGAGCCATTCTATCGCGTTCTTCAATACCTCAATATTCCGCTTCAGATCGCACTAGGGGCCGCACTCTTTGCGCTCGGCGGATGGCCGTGGGTGATTTGGGGCATTTTCGTGCGGCTGGTGATCGGTTATCATTCGACGTGGCTGGTCAACAGCGCGTCCCATATGCTTGGCTATCGCAACTACCAGACTACCGATCGATCGACTAACTGTTGGTGGGTAGCGGTCATCTCGTGGGGTGAAGGCTGGCACAACAATCACCATGCCTTTCCATTTTCGGCGCGCCACGGGCTGCGCTGGTTTGAGATCGATATGACGTGGTGGCACGTTAGAATGCTCGCCTTTCTGCGGCTTGCCGATCGAATCAAGATCCCGAGTAAATCGATGCAGCGACTCCGCGAAGTCGGGCGCAGCGGCTCACGCCAGCAATTGATTGGCGGCTAG